In the genome of Phycisphaerales bacterium, one region contains:
- a CDS encoding DUF481 domain-containing protein produces MRRTAWGLMLAVGWPFLSLAMADVVTLTDGSRLVGQVQRMSDGRMVLVTQFAGTIDLDATQIVTIQTDELVNVGMDTGDRLRGVIEWHEQLSRAVLKTELGDIPVAVERIKDIWGPDDKSPEVLAMEEQIKLIQEQAEAARAKWAATFEVGLLYKDGNSEIFNARGRMELRRKSDRDLLRIYAFAEYSEENKRRSSHEIRAGAYYEYLFTERAFVYGRMEVEYDEFERLDLRFSTGIGGGYYWIKEDAHELKTLAGLGYLHETYNTGLTRDTAEAELGLDYRLDVAPWARFVQELRYYPTFESFSDYRILSDSSLRVPLGGSNMWSIRLGARYEYKSQPAAGVERLDQTYYLNLVLDIE; encoded by the coding sequence ATGCGACGGACTGCTTGGGGGTTGATGCTCGCGGTCGGGTGGCCGTTCCTCTCGCTGGCGATGGCGGACGTGGTCACCCTGACGGACGGCAGCCGTTTGGTGGGACAGGTGCAGCGGATGTCGGACGGGCGCATGGTGCTCGTCACGCAGTTCGCGGGGACGATCGACCTGGATGCCACGCAGATCGTTACGATCCAGACCGACGAGTTGGTCAATGTCGGGATGGACACAGGGGATCGGCTGCGCGGGGTCATCGAGTGGCACGAGCAGCTTTCGCGAGCCGTGCTCAAGACGGAACTCGGTGACATTCCGGTTGCGGTCGAGCGCATCAAGGACATCTGGGGGCCGGATGACAAGAGCCCGGAAGTGCTCGCGATGGAGGAGCAGATCAAGCTCATCCAGGAGCAGGCCGAAGCAGCCCGTGCCAAGTGGGCCGCAACGTTCGAAGTGGGCCTGCTCTACAAGGACGGTAACAGCGAAATCTTCAATGCGCGCGGCCGGATGGAGTTGCGGCGGAAGTCGGACCGTGACCTGCTGCGGATCTACGCTTTCGCGGAGTATTCTGAGGAGAACAAGCGGCGCAGCTCACACGAGATTCGGGCCGGGGCCTACTACGAGTACCTCTTTACGGAGCGGGCTTTCGTCTATGGTCGCATGGAGGTCGAGTACGATGAGTTCGAGCGCCTCGACCTGCGCTTCTCGACCGGGATCGGTGGTGGTTACTACTGGATCAAGGAAGACGCTCACGAGTTGAAGACGCTGGCCGGCTTGGGCTACCTGCATGAGACCTACAACACGGGTCTGACCCGCGATACGGCGGAGGCCGAGCTTGGGCTGGACTACCGGCTCGATGTGGCGCCGTGGGCGCGGTTTGTGCAGGAGTTGCGGTACTACCCCACGTTTGAGAGCTTCAGCGACTACCGCATCCTGTCCGACTCGTCCTTACGAGTGCCCCTGGGCGGCAGTAACATGTGGAGCATCCGGCTCGGTGCCCGCTACGAATACAAGTCGCAACCTGCGGCCGGTGTCGAGCGGCTTGACCAGACCTATTACCTGAATCTCGTGCTCGACATCGAGTAG
- a CDS encoding DNA polymerase, which yields MSLTTLWVDMDAYFASAEQHLQPRLRGRPVGVVPVFTADGRPAESSCCIAVSYAARPSGVRTGTLVREARRLCPDICLVHARPTEYVRLHHAILNTVETVIPVDMKYSIDEFACRLLGNERDPARAAALGLSIKHSLKERFSAALTCSIGIAPNRLLSKVAADQHKPDGLHIVEASMLPQCLYDLNLEDWPGISRGMRTRFEGHRVTTTEQMYALTEQEMAQVFGSVDGKRWWLLIRGFDLPDKATVRRTLGHQHVLPPEKRHRDAVYRVLVRLLTKAAQRLRREGYCTCELVCAARLLPAGQWSRRTTLPPTRSTRVLLAAMVEQWTHAPDARYLVIAATLQRLIPVRAAPAPLFPTEQAEERLDQAVDRINARFGYGAIRPASADIAAAPLRIAFSSIPDLDMPDLHG from the coding sequence ATGTCCCTGACAACGCTCTGGGTCGACATGGACGCCTATTTCGCGTCGGCGGAGCAGCATCTGCAGCCCCGGCTGCGCGGGCGGCCGGTCGGGGTCGTCCCGGTGTTCACGGCAGATGGACGACCGGCCGAGTCCTCCTGCTGTATTGCGGTTTCCTACGCCGCGCGCCCGAGCGGTGTCCGCACCGGCACCCTGGTCCGCGAAGCACGCCGGTTGTGCCCGGACATTTGCTTGGTCCACGCGCGACCCACCGAATACGTGCGGCTGCACCATGCGATCCTGAACACGGTTGAAACGGTGATTCCGGTCGACATGAAATACTCCATTGACGAGTTCGCGTGCCGACTGCTCGGGAACGAGCGCGATCCGGCGCGCGCCGCCGCCCTTGGCCTGTCCATCAAACACAGTTTGAAGGAACGGTTCAGTGCGGCATTGACCTGTTCGATCGGCATTGCGCCAAACCGACTGCTCTCGAAGGTTGCGGCCGACCAGCACAAGCCCGATGGTCTGCACATCGTCGAAGCGTCGATGCTCCCGCAGTGCTTGTACGATCTGAACCTGGAGGATTGGCCGGGGATCAGCCGTGGGATGCGCACGCGCTTCGAAGGCCACCGTGTCACAACAACCGAGCAGATGTACGCGCTGACCGAACAGGAGATGGCCCAGGTCTTCGGTTCGGTGGACGGGAAACGCTGGTGGCTGCTGATCCGCGGGTTTGATCTGCCCGACAAGGCCACCGTTCGTCGGACACTCGGGCACCAGCACGTCCTCCCCCCGGAGAAGCGCCACCGCGACGCCGTTTACCGCGTACTCGTGCGGCTCCTGACCAAGGCGGCGCAGCGTCTGCGGCGTGAGGGCTACTGCACGTGCGAGCTCGTCTGTGCCGCGCGCCTGCTGCCCGCCGGGCAATGGTCGCGCCGGACCACCCTGCCGCCAACCCGTTCGACGCGCGTCCTGCTCGCGGCGATGGTTGAGCAATGGACGCACGCTCCGGACGCGCGCTACCTGGTCATCGCGGCGACGCTCCAGCGCCTGATTCCCGTCCGCGCAGCGCCCGCACCGCTCTTCCCCACCGAGCAAGCGGAGGAGCGCCTCGATCAGGCCGTCGATCGCATCAACGCCCGGTTCGGCTACGGGGCAATCCGGCCGGCTTCGGCCGACATCGCTGCCGCGCCGCTGCGGATCGCTTTCTCGAGCATCCCCGATCTTGACATGCCCGACCTCCATGGTTGA
- a CDS encoding choice-of-anchor A family protein, with protein sequence MLPRTGPLCGLLLGATAVAAAGIDTSYNLFVYQDLHATASSIGGRVAVGGNAFFANYSVGAALPNSSGQRDDLIVGGDLQFRVGQVPRGNVRYGGSAQFTNFGLPNGTTQRGTPLDFVMLQNDYTQYSAQLRQLAATGTTTYHSWGGIGLTGSDTGLNVFHLDGSKLSQTSSLTISAPTNATVVVNVSGDAVSFRNAGHTLAGGIDATRVLFNFHDATSLTLQSVGLAGSLLAPGAHLHFNNGNVSGFGVVQSYQGTGAWNQVVSNAELPNLRVIPEPGTGLLLALGLGLLIAQRRLG encoded by the coding sequence ATGCTCCCACGTACTGGCCCGCTCTGCGGACTTCTGCTCGGCGCCACAGCAGTCGCCGCCGCCGGCATCGACACCAGCTACAACCTGTTCGTGTACCAGGATCTGCACGCCACGGCGAGCTCCATCGGGGGCCGCGTAGCGGTGGGCGGAAACGCCTTCTTCGCCAACTACAGCGTCGGCGCAGCCCTGCCCAACTCATCGGGACAACGGGATGATCTGATCGTCGGCGGCGATTTGCAGTTCCGGGTAGGCCAGGTGCCCCGCGGCAACGTGCGCTACGGGGGCAGTGCACAGTTCACGAACTTCGGTTTGCCCAACGGTACTACGCAGCGCGGTACCCCGCTCGATTTCGTCATGCTGCAGAACGACTACACCCAGTACTCCGCGCAACTACGCCAACTCGCCGCCACGGGCACCACAACCTATCACTCCTGGGGCGGCATCGGACTGACGGGCAGCGACACCGGCCTCAACGTGTTTCACCTCGATGGCAGCAAGCTCAGCCAGACCAGTTCCCTGACCATCAGTGCCCCCACCAACGCCACCGTGGTCGTAAACGTCTCCGGCGACGCCGTGAGCTTCCGCAACGCCGGCCACACACTGGCGGGCGGAATCGATGCCACCCGCGTCCTGTTCAACTTCCACGATGCAACATCATTGACACTCCAGAGCGTCGGCTTGGCGGGCAGCTTGCTCGCACCCGGCGCACACCTGCATTTCAATAATGGCAATGTCAGCGGATTCGGTGTGGTTCAGAGCTACCAGGGTACGGGAGCGTGGAACCAGGTCGTCTCCAACGCCGAATTGCCGAATCTGCGCGTGATTCCAGAGCCCGGTACGGGTCTGCTGCTTGCACTCGGATTGGGGTTGCTGATTGCGCAGCGGCGCCTGGGTTAG
- a CDS encoding hydrolase — protein MNQSFTYRRLDKTAAAVLLVDHQSGLCNIVGDFSPDDFKNNVLALGDLAKYFELPTILTTSFENGPNGPLVPELKELFPKAPYIARPGQINAWDNEDFVKAVQATGRKQLILAGVVTEVCVAFPALSALAEGYEVFVVTDASGTFNHTTREAAWLRLQAAGAQLMTWFGVACELHRDWRNDIEGLGRLFSNHLPAYRNLITSYNAKK, from the coding sequence ATGAACCAATCATTCACGTATCGCCGCCTCGACAAGACCGCTGCAGCCGTATTGCTGGTGGACCACCAGTCCGGGCTCTGTAACATCGTTGGAGACTTCTCGCCGGATGACTTCAAGAACAACGTGCTGGCGCTGGGCGACCTGGCCAAGTACTTCGAGTTGCCGACCATCCTGACGACCAGCTTCGAGAACGGACCCAACGGACCGCTCGTACCGGAGCTCAAGGAGCTGTTCCCGAAGGCGCCGTACATCGCGCGTCCGGGTCAGATCAACGCCTGGGACAACGAGGACTTTGTGAAGGCCGTCCAGGCGACCGGCAGGAAGCAGCTCATCCTCGCTGGTGTTGTCACGGAGGTCTGCGTGGCCTTCCCGGCTCTTTCAGCGCTGGCGGAGGGCTACGAGGTCTTCGTCGTCACGGATGCCTCCGGGACATTTAATCACACGACCCGCGAAGCTGCCTGGCTGCGCCTGCAGGCCGCCGGCGCGCAGCTCATGACCTGGTTCGGGGTGGCATGCGAACTGCATCGCGACTGGCGGAACGACATCGAGGGACTGGGCCGGCTGTTCTCCAATCACCTCCCCGCCTATCGGAACCTCATCACGAGCTACAACGCGAAGAAGTGA
- a CDS encoding pirin family protein, with translation MKTLTGILRQAEPHWVGDGFPVRSLFSHFEHGEAISPFLLLDYAAPFEFQPTDKPRGVERHPHRGFETVTIVYQGVLSHRDSAVYSGIVGPGDVQWMTAASGILHEEFHEQAFARRGGVLQMVQLWVNLPAQDKMSPPGYQTLRAADIPRVALPGGAGTARIIAGALGETRGPARTFTPMNVWDLQFAKGATTLLPVVDGHMAGLLVLAGSLRFDDAQQAGDCAFALFGRSGDGVAVSAREETAALLLSGQPINEPIAARGPFVMNSPEELQQALRDYQSGRMGRLS, from the coding sequence GTGAAAACACTTACTGGCATACTTCGGCAGGCCGAACCCCATTGGGTCGGTGACGGGTTTCCCGTGCGTTCGCTTTTCTCGCACTTTGAGCACGGGGAGGCGATCAGCCCGTTCCTGCTGCTGGACTACGCCGCACCATTCGAGTTTCAGCCCACCGACAAGCCGCGGGGTGTCGAGCGTCACCCGCATCGCGGCTTCGAAACCGTGACGATCGTCTACCAGGGTGTGCTGTCCCATCGCGATTCCGCCGTATACAGCGGCATCGTAGGTCCAGGTGACGTGCAATGGATGACGGCTGCCTCCGGCATCCTCCACGAGGAGTTTCACGAGCAGGCGTTCGCCCGGCGCGGCGGGGTGCTTCAAATGGTGCAGCTCTGGGTGAATCTACCAGCGCAGGACAAGATGTCACCGCCCGGCTACCAGACGCTGCGCGCGGCGGACATTCCCAGGGTGGCGCTCCCAGGCGGCGCGGGTACGGCTCGTATCATCGCAGGTGCGCTCGGTGAAACCCGCGGACCGGCGCGGACGTTCACTCCCATGAATGTGTGGGATCTGCAATTCGCGAAGGGTGCGACCACGCTGCTGCCTGTGGTCGACGGGCACATGGCCGGACTGCTTGTTCTGGCCGGTAGCTTGCGGTTCGATGATGCGCAGCAGGCCGGCGATTGCGCCTTTGCACTCTTCGGGCGCAGCGGAGACGGTGTCGCAGTCTCAGCGCGCGAAGAGACGGCGGCTCTCCTGTTGAGCGGCCAGCCCATCAACGAGCCGATCGCGGCGCGCGGACCGTTCGTGATGAATTCGCCTGAGGAGCTTCAGCAAGCGCTTCGTGACTACCAAAGTGGCCGGATGGGGCGCCTCAGTTGA
- the odhB gene encoding 2-oxoglutarate dehydrogenase complex dihydrolipoyllysine-residue succinyltransferase has translation MAVELRIPSAGESITEVQIGEWLKAEGDFVDRDEVVVEIETDKASMELPSPVRGVVQKHLKQAGEIVGIGEVIALIEEGGTAAAPSRSGTETAKTATGAAKKQGATAGSNGGSRVMPAAQRALAEAGLLPSEVQATGPGGRLLKEDVERHVAERAAAPAPKEAPAAPAATTSSTPVGERHEEAVPMTMLRRRIAQRLVEAKQSMAMLTTFNEVDMSAVLKIRTERNEEFQKRYGTKLGIMSFFVKAAIDALKLFPAVNAEIRGADLVYKNYYDIGVAVSTDQGLVVPVVRNAERLSFAEVEAAIGDLAKRARDRKITVEELQGGTFTITNGGVFGSLLATPIINPPQSAILGLHAIKERPIAENGQVVIRPMMYIALTYDHRIIDGRESVTFLRRIKECVEDPTRMLIEG, from the coding sequence ATGGCCGTCGAACTCAGGATTCCATCTGCGGGCGAGTCGATCACCGAAGTGCAGATCGGCGAGTGGCTGAAAGCCGAAGGCGATTTCGTCGACCGCGACGAAGTGGTCGTCGAGATAGAAACCGACAAGGCCTCCATGGAGCTACCCTCGCCCGTACGCGGCGTGGTGCAAAAGCACCTCAAGCAGGCCGGTGAAATTGTGGGGATCGGCGAAGTCATCGCCTTGATAGAAGAAGGTGGGACCGCAGCGGCACCTTCCAGGTCCGGGACCGAGACTGCCAAGACCGCCACCGGGGCCGCCAAGAAACAGGGGGCCACGGCCGGTTCAAACGGCGGGTCCCGAGTCATGCCCGCGGCGCAGCGGGCACTGGCTGAGGCGGGGCTGCTACCTTCCGAGGTGCAGGCCACCGGCCCCGGCGGTCGGCTGCTGAAGGAAGACGTCGAACGGCATGTCGCCGAACGGGCCGCTGCCCCGGCCCCGAAGGAAGCACCTGCGGCTCCCGCGGCCACCACGTCAAGCACGCCCGTCGGCGAGCGACACGAAGAAGCCGTGCCGATGACCATGCTGCGGCGGCGCATTGCGCAGCGGCTGGTCGAGGCGAAACAGTCCATGGCCATGCTGACCACGTTCAACGAGGTCGACATGTCGGCGGTCCTGAAGATTCGGACAGAGCGCAACGAGGAATTTCAGAAGCGGTACGGTACGAAGCTCGGCATCATGTCGTTCTTTGTGAAGGCGGCGATCGACGCGCTGAAGCTCTTCCCTGCCGTGAACGCCGAAATTCGCGGCGCCGACCTCGTCTATAAGAACTATTACGACATTGGCGTCGCCGTCAGCACGGACCAGGGGCTGGTTGTGCCGGTCGTTCGCAACGCCGAGCGTCTGAGCTTCGCCGAGGTGGAGGCAGCGATTGGCGACCTCGCCAAGCGCGCCCGCGATCGGAAGATCACCGTCGAGGAACTGCAAGGCGGGACCTTCACCATCACCAACGGTGGCGTCTTCGGGTCGCTGCTGGCGACGCCCATCATCAACCCGCCGCAGAGCGCAATCCTTGGGCTGCACGCGATCAAGGAGCGACCGATAGCTGAAAACGGGCAGGTGGTGATCCGCCCGATGATGTACATCGCGCTGACCTACGACCACCGGATCATCGACGGGCGGGAGTCAGTTACGTTCCTGCGGCGGATTAAGGAGTGCGTCGAAGACCCGACGCGGATGCTGATCGAGGGCTGA
- a CDS encoding 2-oxoglutarate dehydrogenase E1 component, which translates to MSSEQILPDCANLAFVETLYADYLRDPAAVPDAWRVYFAQLPTGDRFGSPSRLGPTFRPSSIFNPPRGNGSTPSTQVAISQDRIDQLIRAYRVRGHTIAAIDPLHSPPPVRPELKPSYYGFTVQDFNRPFSSRTISGSATRTLKEILLLLRNTYCRSIGVQFMHIDNLDARHWLQERMEGTQNRITLTREEQLRILTKLTDAVIFEEFIQKKYVGAKRFSLEGGESLIPLLDVAIEQASGQGVDEIVIGMAHRGRLNVLCNIMGMHPRKLFRLFEDIDAELWLGRGDVKYHLGHHGDYVTQSGRTLHLALCFNPSHLEYVNPVVLGRVRAKQDRLQDRDHERSMALLIHGDAAFAGEGIVQETLNLSELRGYRTGGTLHVIVNNQLGFTTTPREGRSTQYATDVAKMLQSPIFHVNGENPEAVAQAIRLALDFRRTFRRDVVIDMYCYRKHGHNESDEPSFTQPLLYRKIEARSTVRDGYLKHLLELGGVTRAEADQIAERRREFLEEELRGVRTEGLTVPARPSVLGRIWSSYTGGPDMGVPEVDTGIPPKQLTTLLGALAAVPDGFHLHPKLRRFQRERQEMATGKRPLDWATGEALAFATLLAEGAPVRLSGQDSARGTFSQRHAIFYDNETGTPYTPLEQVAPDQAPFRVYNSPLSEMAVLGFDYGYSMAMPDALVLWEAQFGDFVNAAQVIIDQFIASAEDKWHSLNGLVLLLPHGLEGQGPEHSSARLERFLNMAAEDNMQVANPTTPAQFFHLLRRQVRRVWRKPLIVMTPKSLLRHKRAVSPLEEFTHGRFQRVLPDTLEEPGEVKRILLCSGKVYYDLLGEREQRAARDVAIVRVEQYYPLPQETLATVLASYAEDAPVFWVQEEPANMGAWPHFRLRFGASLCGRSFAGITRPESASPATGSTASHKLEQQRLLEQAFGNVPARV; encoded by the coding sequence ATGAGTTCCGAGCAAATCCTGCCCGACTGCGCGAATCTCGCCTTTGTCGAAACCCTTTACGCGGACTATCTGCGCGACCCGGCCGCTGTGCCGGATGCGTGGCGGGTATACTTCGCCCAATTGCCTACAGGCGATCGTTTCGGCAGTCCGTCGCGCCTGGGGCCAACTTTCCGGCCCAGCAGCATCTTCAATCCACCCCGCGGCAACGGCAGCACACCGAGTACGCAGGTCGCCATCAGCCAGGACCGCATCGACCAGTTGATCCGGGCGTACCGGGTGCGTGGCCACACGATCGCCGCCATCGACCCACTGCACTCACCCCCACCGGTCCGTCCGGAACTGAAGCCGAGCTATTACGGCTTCACGGTGCAGGACTTCAACCGCCCCTTCTCCAGCCGGACCATCAGCGGTTCCGCGACGCGCACCCTGAAGGAAATCCTGCTGCTGCTGCGGAATACCTACTGCCGTTCGATCGGCGTGCAATTCATGCACATCGACAACCTGGACGCGCGCCACTGGCTGCAAGAGCGGATGGAGGGCACACAGAACCGGATCACGCTCACACGCGAGGAGCAGCTCCGCATCCTGACGAAGCTGACCGACGCGGTGATCTTCGAGGAGTTCATCCAGAAGAAGTACGTCGGCGCGAAGCGCTTCTCACTCGAGGGCGGCGAGAGTCTGATCCCACTGCTCGATGTTGCCATCGAGCAGGCCAGCGGCCAGGGGGTCGATGAAATTGTCATCGGGATGGCCCACCGGGGTCGCCTGAATGTGCTCTGCAACATCATGGGCATGCACCCGCGCAAGCTCTTCCGGCTGTTCGAAGACATCGACGCGGAACTGTGGCTCGGGCGCGGCGACGTGAAGTATCACCTCGGCCACCATGGGGACTATGTCACGCAAAGCGGTCGCACGCTGCATTTGGCGCTGTGCTTCAACCCCAGCCATCTCGAGTATGTGAACCCGGTCGTCCTGGGCCGCGTCCGCGCGAAGCAGGACCGGCTCCAGGACCGTGACCACGAGCGCAGCATGGCGCTCCTGATTCACGGCGATGCCGCTTTCGCGGGCGAAGGCATCGTTCAGGAGACCCTCAACCTGAGCGAGCTGCGGGGTTACCGCACAGGCGGCACGCTGCACGTGATTGTCAACAACCAACTCGGCTTTACAACCACGCCGCGCGAAGGCCGCTCGACGCAGTATGCCACGGACGTCGCCAAGATGCTTCAGAGCCCGATTTTCCACGTCAACGGCGAAAACCCTGAAGCGGTCGCCCAGGCCATTCGTCTCGCGCTGGACTTCCGTCGCACCTTCCGACGCGACGTCGTGATCGACATGTACTGTTACCGCAAGCACGGTCACAACGAATCGGATGAACCATCCTTCACGCAACCCCTGCTTTACCGCAAGATCGAAGCCCGTAGTACCGTCCGGGATGGCTACCTGAAGCACCTGCTCGAACTCGGTGGCGTAACGCGCGCCGAGGCCGACCAGATCGCCGAACGCCGCCGCGAATTCCTCGAAGAAGAGCTGCGCGGCGTGCGCACCGAAGGACTTACCGTGCCCGCCCGGCCGAGCGTGCTCGGTCGCATCTGGAGCAGCTACACCGGTGGCCCGGACATGGGCGTACCCGAAGTGGATACCGGGATCCCCCCCAAGCAGCTCACAACCCTGCTGGGCGCCCTGGCCGCCGTGCCTGACGGCTTCCACCTACACCCCAAGTTGCGCCGTTTCCAGCGCGAACGGCAGGAAATGGCCACTGGGAAAAGGCCGCTCGATTGGGCCACGGGCGAGGCCCTCGCGTTCGCGACACTCCTCGCCGAGGGTGCGCCGGTCCGGCTGAGCGGACAGGATAGCGCGCGCGGCACTTTCAGCCAGCGGCACGCGATCTTCTATGACAATGAAACCGGCACACCCTACACACCACTGGAACAGGTCGCGCCCGACCAGGCCCCCTTCCGGGTGTACAACAGCCCGCTTTCGGAAATGGCGGTACTCGGCTTCGACTACGGGTACAGCATGGCAATGCCGGACGCGCTCGTGCTCTGGGAAGCGCAGTTCGGCGATTTCGTCAACGCGGCCCAGGTCATCATTGACCAGTTCATCGCCAGCGCCGAGGACAAGTGGCACAGTCTCAACGGACTCGTGCTGCTCCTGCCCCACGGGCTCGAAGGTCAGGGGCCCGAGCACTCCAGTGCCCGTCTGGAACGCTTCCTCAACATGGCGGCCGAGGACAACATGCAGGTCGCCAACCCCACGACACCTGCACAATTTTTCCACCTCCTGCGCCGGCAGGTTCGCCGCGTGTGGCGCAAACCGCTGATCGTCATGACCCCCAAGAGTCTTCTGCGCCACAAGCGGGCCGTGTCACCGTTGGAGGAGTTCACCCACGGCCGCTTCCAGCGCGTGCTGCCGGATACGCTTGAAGAACCGGGCGAAGTGAAACGAATCTTGCTGTGCAGCGGCAAGGTGTACTACGACCTCCTCGGCGAGCGCGAGCAGCGCGCCGCCCGGGATGTGGCCATTGTCCGCGTGGAGCAGTACTACCCCCTGCCCCAGGAGACGCTCGCCACGGTCCTCGCCTCATATGCCGAGGACGCGCCCGTCTTCTGGGTTCAGGAAGAGCCCGCCAATATGGGCGCCTGGCCGCACTTCCGTCTAAGATTCGGCGCGTCCCTCTGCGGCCGGTCGTTCGCAGGCATCACGCGACCCGAGTCGGCAAGCCCGGCGACCGGCTCCACAGCGAGTCACAAGCTCGAACAGCAGCGCCTGCTGGAGCAGGCCTTTGGCAACGTACCGGCCCGGGTGTAG
- the ric gene encoding iron-sulfur cluster repair di-iron protein, translated as MTSDRTTPVGQLVAEHPARARVFERYGIDYCCAGKKTLADACHQRELDPEEILSAIRAEDERTNTADHTDWTTEPLTNLVDHILEAHHAYLRRELPRLTTMVDKVHRVHGERRPELAEVRTTFHAMRAELQAHMDKEEVILFPLIVTLATPATTATVPKGAIAGPIRRMESEHATVGEALATIRRLTDDHMPPMDACNTYRALLGGLAELEQDLHQHIHKENNVLFPRAAELDHARA; from the coding sequence ATGACCAGTGACCGAACGACCCCCGTCGGACAGCTCGTGGCGGAGCACCCCGCGCGGGCCCGGGTATTCGAGCGCTACGGAATCGACTACTGCTGCGCCGGCAAGAAAACGCTTGCGGATGCTTGCCACCAGCGCGAGCTCGACCCTGAGGAGATCCTCTCCGCGATCCGCGCGGAGGACGAGCGTACGAACACCGCCGATCATACCGACTGGACCACCGAACCTCTCACGAACCTGGTGGATCATATCCTCGAAGCGCACCATGCCTACCTGCGGCGCGAGTTGCCCCGCCTCACCACCATGGTGGACAAGGTACACCGCGTCCACGGAGAACGGCGCCCGGAACTCGCCGAAGTCCGCACTACCTTCCATGCCATGCGCGCGGAATTGCAGGCGCACATGGACAAGGAAGAAGTGATCTTATTCCCACTGATCGTGACCTTGGCCACGCCCGCCACGACGGCTACGGTGCCGAAGGGGGCCATCGCTGGTCCAATCCGGAGGATGGAGTCGGAGCACGCTACGGTGGGCGAAGCACTTGCGACGATACGACGCCTGACGGACGACCACATGCCGCCCATGGATGCGTGCAACACGTACCGCGCGCTGCTGGGGGGCCTGGCTGAGCTTGAGCAGGACCTGCACCAGCATATCCATAAAGAAAACAACGTGCTATTTCCCCGCGCAGCCGAACTTGACCACGCCCGAGCATGA
- a CDS encoding Rrf2 family transcriptional regulator — MVISQTAEYALRAVLWLATQGDRAIGTAQIARATCVPAGYLSKVLQALARAGLVQSAPGRSGGFRLTGPPAGLSVLAVVRAVEPVQRIETCPLGLKTHGVNLCPLHRRLDNAMALVEKALSESTIAEMLMEPSASKPLCEIVAGSATLRIVTER; from the coding sequence GTGGTCATATCTCAGACAGCAGAGTACGCCCTGCGTGCGGTCTTATGGCTGGCAACCCAGGGGGATCGTGCGATCGGCACCGCTCAGATTGCGCGGGCAACCTGTGTTCCCGCCGGGTACCTGTCCAAGGTGTTGCAGGCGTTGGCGCGTGCAGGACTGGTACAGTCTGCCCCCGGCCGCAGTGGCGGTTTTCGCCTGACGGGTCCACCGGCTGGGCTCTCGGTGCTGGCGGTCGTGCGGGCGGTCGAACCCGTGCAGCGAATTGAGACTTGCCCGCTCGGTCTCAAGACGCACGGGGTGAACCTGTGCCCGCTGCATCGCCGCTTGGACAATGCCATGGCGCTGGTTGAGAAAGCGTTGTCGGAATCCACGATTGCGGAGATGCTCATGGAACCGAGTGCCTCGAAACCACTCTGCGAGATCGTGGCGGGGAGTGCGACGTTGCGCATCGTCACGGAGCGGTGA